A genomic window from Glycine max cultivar Williams 82 chromosome 17, Glycine_max_v4.0, whole genome shotgun sequence includes:
- the LOC100810505 gene encoding pleiotropic drug resistance protein 1: protein MESSDISRVDSARASGSNIWRNNSMDVFSTSEREDDEEALKWAAIERLPTYLRIRRSILNNEDGKGREVDIKQLGLTERKIIVERLVKIAEEDNERFLLKLRERMDRVGLDIPTIEVRFEHINVEAQVYVGGRALPSMLNFFANVIEGFLNYLHIIPSPKKPLRILQNVSGIIKPRRMTLLLGPPGSGKTTLLLALAGKLDKDLNHSGRVTYNGHGLEEFVPQRTSAYISQYDNHIGEMTVRETLAFSARCQGVGQNYEMLAELLRREKHAKIKPDPDIDAYMKAAALGRQRTSVVTDYILKILGLEVCADIMVGDGMIRGISGGQKKRVTTGEMLVGPIKVLFMDEISTGLDSSTTFQIINSIRQSIHILNGTALVSLLQPAPETYELFDDIILLTDGQIVYQGPRENVVEFFESMGFKCPERKGVADFLQEVTSIKDQWQYWARKDEPYSFVTVKEFTEAFQLFHIGQNLGEELACPFDKSKCHPNVLTTKKYGVNKKELLRACASREFLLMKRNSFVYIFKVTQLIYLAVMTTTLFLRTKMHRNTVEDGGTYMGALFFAVTVAMFNGISELNMAIMKLPVFYKQRDLLFYPAWAYSLPPWILKIPIALIEVAIWEGISYYAIGFDPNFVRLLKQYLIILCINQMASSLFRLMAAFGRDVIVANTVGSFALLIVLVLGGFVISRENVHKWFVWGYWSSPLMYGQNAIAVNEFLGHSWRKVTPNSNETLGVLILKTRGFFPEAYWYWIGVGALIGYVFLYNFLFTLALQYLSPFRKDQAGLSQEKLIERNASTAEELIQLPNGKISSETKIVEEANLPSRSFSGRLSDDKANRSGRKGMVLPFQPLSLTFDEIKYSVDMPQEMKKQGVFEERLELLKGVSGVFRPGVLTALMGVSGAGKTTLMDVLAGRKTGGYIEGGITISGYPKRQETFARISGYCEQFDIHSPNVTVYESLLYSAWLRLPREVDHATRKMFIEEVMELVELNSIREALVGLPGENGLSTEQRKRLTIAVELVANPSIIFMDEPTSGLDARAAAIVMRTVRNTVNTGRTVVCTIHQPSIDIFDAFDELLLLKLGGEQIYAGPLGHHCSDLIQYFEAIQGVPKIKEGYNPATWMLEVTSAGTEASLKVNFTNVYRNSELYRRNKQLIKELSIPPEGSRDLHFDSQYSQTLVTQCKVCLWKQHLSYWRNTSYTAVRLLFTMLIALLFGIIFWDIGLKRRKEQDLFNAMGSMYAAVTFIGVQNGASVQPIIAVERTVFYRERAAGMYSALPYALAQVIIELPHILVQTLMYGIIVYAMMGFDWTTSKFLWYLFFMYFTFLYFTFYGMMTLAITPNAHVAAILSSAFYAIWSLFSGFIIPLSRIPIWWKWYYWICPVAWTLNGLVASQYGDNRDKLENGQRVEEFVKSYFGFEHEFLGVVAIVVAGFSVLFALIFAFGIKVFNFQKR from the exons ATGGAGAGCAGTGACATATCCAGAGTTGATAGTGCAAGAGCCAGTGGCTCTAACATATGGAGGAACAACAGCATGGATGTTTTCTCAACATCTGAACGCGAAGATGACGAAGAGGCTCTCAAATGGGCAGCCATAGAGAGACTCCCGACATATCTTCGAATTCGGAGAAGCATACTCAACAATGAAGATGGGAAAGGTAGAGAGGTTGACATCAAGCAACTGGGCCTCACAGAGAGAAAGATTATTGTGGAGAGGCTTGTGAAGATAGCAGAAGAAGATAATGAAAGGTTCTTGCTGAAACTCAGGGAAAGAATGGACAG AGTTGGGCTTGATATTCCGACAATTGAAGTTAGATTTGAGCATATAAATGTGGAAGCACAAGTTTATGTTGGAGGAAGAGCACTGCCTTCAATGCTGAACTTTTTTGCTAATGTAATTGAG GGGTTCTTAAATTATCTTCACATAATTCCAAGTCCAAAGAAACCGTTGCGTATACTTCAGAATGTTAGTGGAATCATAAAGCCTCGAAG AATGACATTGCTTTTGGGGCCACCAGGTTCTGGAAAGACCACTTTGCTGTTAGCGTTGGCTGGAAAACTTGATAAAGATTTGAAT CATTCAGGGAGAGTAACATACAATGGGCATGGGCTTGAAGAGTTTGTGCCACAAAGGACTTCAGCTTATATAAGTCAATATGATAACCACATTGGAGAAATGACTGTGAGAGAAACTCTGGCTTTCTCAGCTAGATGCCAAGGGGTTGGACAGAACTATG AGATGTTGGCTGAGCTACTAAGAAGAGAGAAGCATGCAAAGATTAAACCGGATCCTGATATTGATGCCTATATGAAG GCTGCAGCACTAGGAAGACAACGGACGAGCGTGGTCACTGATTATATTCTCAAG ATTTTGGGACTTGAAGTGTGTGCTGACATTATGGTAGGAGATGGAATGATAAGAGGTATCTCAGGAGGGCAGAAAAAGAGAGTCACAACAG GGGAGATGCTGGTTGGACCTATAAAGGTGTTATTCATGGACGAAATATCAACTGGTTTGGACAGTTCcacaacttttcaaataatCAATTCTATCCGGCAATCCATCCATATTCTGAATGGAACTGCACTTGTGTCTCTGCTACAGCCAGCACCAGAAACTTATGAACTTTTTGATGATATAATACTATTAACGGATGGACAAATCGTGTACCAAGGACCAAGAGAAAATGTGGTAGAGTTTTTCGAATCAATGGGTTTTAAGTGTCCTGAAAGAAAAGGAGTTGCTGACTTCTTGCAAGAA GTGACATCAATAAAGGATCAATGGCAATATTGGGCACGTAAAGATGAACCTTATAGCTTTGTCACTGTCAAGGAATTTACTGAAGCATTCCAGCTATTTCACATAGGTCAAAATCTTGGAGAGGAGCTAGCCTGTCCATTTGACAAGTCTAAATGCCATCCAAATGTATTGACCACAAAGAAGTATGGTGTTAACAAAAAGGAGCTGCTGAGGGCTTGTGCCAGCAGggaatttttgcttatgaagaGAAATTCATTTGTCTACATATTCAAAGTCACACAA CTCATTTATTTAGCTGTCATGACAACAACATTATTTCTACGAACTAAGATGCATCGCAATACGGTGGAGGATGGAGGAACTTACATGGGTGCCCTTTTCTTTGCTGTCACCGTTGCGATGTTCAATGGCATATCAGAGCTAAATATGGCCATCATGAAACTTCCTgtcttttacaagcaaagggACCTTCTTTTCTATCCTGCATGGGCTTATTCTCTTCCCCCATGGATTCTCAAAATACCAATTGCCCTCATAGAAGTAGCTATTTGGGAAGGCATCTCTTACTATGCCATTGGCTTTGATCCTAATTTTGTGAG GCTTTTAAAACAGTACCTGATAATCCTGTGCATTAACCAGATGGCATCTTCGCTATTTCGGTTGATGGCAGCATTCGGAAGGGATGTTATAGTTGCAAATACTGTTGGAAGTTTTGCATTACTTATAGTTCTGGTTTTGGGAGGATTTGTGATTTCGCGAG AGAATGTGCACAAATGGTTTGTGTGGGGTTACTGGTCCTCACCACTGATGTATGGACAGAATGCTATAGCTGTGAATGAATTTCTTGGTCATAGTTGGAGAAAG GTTACTCCTAATTCCAATGAAACACTAGGAGTTTTGATACTGAAAACTCGTGGATTTTTCCCAGAAGCTTATTGGTATTGGATTGGAGTAGGAGCATTAATTGGTTatgtatttttgtataatttcctGTTTACCTTGGCTTTGCAATATCTAAGTC CATTCAGAAAGGATCAAGCAGGGCTATCCCAAGAGAAATTGATTGAGAGAAATGCTTCAACAGCTGAAGAGTTGATTCAATTACCAAATGGAAAAATCTCTTCTG AAACAAAGATTGTAGAAGAAGCAAACTTACCATCCAGATCTTTTTCTGGAAGACTTAGTGATGATAAAGCTAACAGAAGTGGAAGGAAGGGTATGGTTCTTCCTTTTCAACCTCTATCTCTCACATTTGATGAGATAAAATATTCTGTAGACATGCCACAG GAAATGAAAAAGCAAGGAGTTTTTGAGGAACGTCTAGAACTTTTGAAGGGTGTTAGTGGTGTCTTTAGGCCAGGAGTACTAACAGCTCTGATGGGCGTAAGTGGTGCCGGTAAGACTACATTAATGGATGTTTTAGCTGGAAGGAAAACTGGTGGATATATTGAAGGAGGTATCACAATATCTGGGTACCCAAAGAGGCAAGAAACATTTGCTCGCATCTCAGGATATTGTGAACAATTTGATATCCACTCACCTAATGTTACAGTTTATGAATCTTTATTATATTCTGCATGGCTTCGGTTACCCCGTGAAGTTGATCACGCAACTAGAAAG ATGTTCATTGAGGAAGTTATGGAGCTAGTAGAGCTTAATTCAATAAGAGAAGCGCTTGTTGGATTGCCAGGAGAGAATGGACTTTCAACCGAGCAGCGCAAGAGGCTTACAATTGCTGTTGAACTAGTAGCCAACCCATCAATAATATTCATGGATGAGCCAACCTCTGGCCTTGATGCTAGAGCAGCTGCAATTGTAATGAGAACCGTGAGGAATACCGTGAACACGGGACGAACTGTGGTTTGCACCATCCACCAGCCAAGTATTGATATATTTGATGCCTTTGATGAG CTGTTACTTTTGAAGTTGGGAGGGGAGCAAATATATGCTGGTCCATTAGGCCACCACTGTTCCGATCTGATTCAGTACTTTGAG GCTATTCAAGGAGTTCCTAAGATCAAAGAAGGTTATAATCCTGCAACCTGGATGTTGGAAGTTACATCAGCAGGCACAGAAGCATCTCTTAAGGTCAACTTCACCAATGTGTACAGAAACTCAGAACTATACCG GAGAAACAAGCAATTGATCAAAGAGCTTAGTATACCTCCTGAAGGTTCAAGGGATCTACACTTTGATAGTCAGTATTCACAGACTTTGGTGACACAATGTAAAGTTTGTCTATGGAAACAGCATTTATCATACTGGAGAAACACATCATATACAGCAGTTAGACTCCTATTTACAATGCTAATAGCATTATTATTTGGGATCATATTTTGGGACATTGGCCTGAAAAG GAGAAAAGAGCAAGATCTTTTCAATGCTATGGGTTCAATGTATGCTGCAGTTACCTTCATCGGAGTACAAAATGGTGCCTCGGTGCAGCCTATAATAGCGGTAGAGAGAACCGTCTTCTACAGAGAGAGAGCTGCTGGAATGTATTCAGCTTTGCCATATGCACTTGCACAG GTTATTATTGAACTTCCCCACATCTTGGTTCAGACCCTGATGTACGGAATTATAGTATATGCCATGATGGGATTCGATTGGACCACATCAAAGTTCTTGTGGTATCTTTTCTTCATGTACTTCACTTTCTTATACTTCACCTTCTATGGTATGATGACCCTAGCCATTACCCCCAACGCACACGTTGCTGCCATATTGTCCAGTGCATTCTATGCAATATGGAGCCTTTTCTCAGGCTTCATTATTCCCTTATCT AGAATACCCATATGGTGGAAGTGGTACTATTGGATCTGCCCTGTTGCATGGACCTTGAACGGATTGGTGGCTTCGCAATATGGAGACAACAGGGACAAACTTGAGAATGGTCAAAGGGTTGAAGAATTTGTGAAGAGTTATTTTGGGTTTGAACATGAATTTCTTGGGGTAGTTGCAATTGTGGTGGCCGGTTTCTCAGTGTTGTTTGCACTTATCTTCGCCTTTGGAATCAAAGTATTCAACTTCCAAAAACGATGA